Proteins from one Streptosporangium becharense genomic window:
- a CDS encoding ABC transporter permease, which translates to MAAVAVIPEAAAGPAAATPRGGRVWRRLVLGLAALYFAVPMAVSFWFTVRTGDGGLSLAAYGRILSAPGFVPSLLLSLGLAAATITLVLLLTLPAMLAARLGAPRLGPLLEVIATLPLVVPPITYVVGIGTALRGGVDALAATPLWATLIAIQDERFPVVLVLAYVMLTLPFAHRSLDAGLRAIDVRTLVEAARNLGASWPHVLFRVIMPNLRPALAGASFLTLALVMGEYTVAALLGYQTFPVWIVTVSGNDGQLSVALSILSLLLIWSLLLTLSGAGRRRS; encoded by the coding sequence ATGGCTGCGGTAGCCGTCATCCCCGAGGCCGCCGCCGGCCCCGCCGCCGCGACTCCCCGGGGTGGGCGGGTCTGGCGCCGGCTCGTCCTGGGCCTCGCGGCGCTCTACTTCGCCGTCCCGATGGCGGTGTCGTTCTGGTTCACCGTCCGTACCGGGGACGGCGGCCTCTCCCTCGCCGCGTACGGGCGGATCCTGTCCGCGCCGGGCTTCGTGCCAAGCCTGCTGCTCTCCCTCGGGCTCGCCGCCGCCACGATCACACTGGTGCTGCTGCTGACCCTGCCCGCGATGCTGGCCGCACGCCTCGGCGCGCCGCGGCTCGGCCCGCTGCTGGAGGTGATCGCCACGCTCCCGCTGGTCGTGCCGCCGATCACGTACGTGGTCGGCATCGGCACGGCGCTGCGCGGCGGCGTCGACGCGCTGGCCGCCACCCCGCTCTGGGCGACGCTGATCGCGATCCAGGACGAGAGGTTCCCGGTCGTGCTGGTGCTGGCGTACGTGATGCTGACGCTGCCGTTCGCCCACCGGTCGCTGGACGCCGGCCTGCGCGCGATCGACGTGCGGACGCTGGTGGAGGCGGCCCGCAACCTGGGGGCCTCCTGGCCGCACGTGCTGTTCCGGGTGATCATGCCGAACCTCCGCCCGGCCCTGGCCGGCGCGTCGTTCCTCACCCTCGCGCTGGTCATGGGCGAGTACACGGTCGCCGCCCTGCTCGGCTACCAGACGTTCCCGGTGTGGATCGTCACCGTGTCGGGCAACGACGGGCAGCTCTCGGTGGCCCTGTCGATCCTCAGCCTGCTTCTCATCTGGTCGTTGCTGCTCACCCTGTCGGGTGCGGGAAGGAGACGTTCGTGA
- a CDS encoding ABC transporter permease, with the protein MPLLTVVAVAFGIPVLTLLAGAFTVEDPATGTSTFGTANLSRSLQDPYLGTISSSVRLSAVVAVAGAVAGTILAQAVITSRFRALRETVLTFSGVLANFGGVPLAFVWIATLGNSGVVTTMLGLGSGVLYNFWGLALVYLYFSVPLMVLVVTPALDGLRPQWREAAYNSGATTWQFWRHVGVPVLAPALLGGVVLLFGGAFAAYATAAAMVGSTVPLVTLQIADALTGDVLVGYENIALALSLDMIVVALLVMAVYLPLQRRSSRWLR; encoded by the coding sequence GTGCCGCTGCTCACCGTCGTGGCCGTCGCGTTCGGAATCCCGGTGCTCACCCTGCTGGCCGGTGCGTTCACCGTCGAGGACCCGGCCACCGGGACGTCCACGTTCGGCACGGCCAACCTGTCCCGGAGCCTCCAGGACCCCTACCTCGGCACGATCTCCAGCAGCGTGCGACTGTCGGCCGTGGTCGCGGTGGCGGGCGCGGTCGCCGGGACGATCCTCGCCCAGGCCGTGATCACCTCCAGGTTCCGGGCTCTGCGCGAGACCGTGCTGACCTTCTCCGGCGTACTGGCCAACTTCGGCGGCGTGCCGCTGGCGTTCGTCTGGATCGCCACCCTCGGCAACTCCGGCGTGGTCACCACCATGCTGGGGCTGGGCTCCGGGGTGCTGTACAACTTCTGGGGCCTGGCGCTGGTCTACCTGTACTTCTCGGTGCCGCTCATGGTGCTGGTCGTGACCCCGGCGCTGGACGGGCTGCGTCCGCAGTGGCGGGAGGCGGCGTACAACAGCGGCGCCACTACCTGGCAGTTCTGGCGCCACGTCGGCGTCCCGGTGCTGGCCCCGGCCCTGCTGGGCGGTGTCGTCCTGCTGTTCGGCGGGGCGTTCGCCGCCTACGCCACCGCCGCGGCGATGGTCGGCAGCACGGTTCCGCTGGTCACCCTGCAGATCGCCGACGCGCTCACCGGCGACGTCCTCGTCGGCTACGAGAACATCGCCCTCGCGCTCAGCCTCGACATGATCGTCGTCGCCCTGCTGGTGATGGCGGTCTACCTGCCGCTGCAGAGGAGGAGTTCCCGATGGCTGCGGTAG
- a CDS encoding ABC transporter substrate-binding protein, producing MTASRVRFTGLAALLLAGTAACGAAPTTATPSGGAAGGGSPAGTDARTATSAADFGGLDKLVEAAKKEGKLHVIALPPDWANYGKIIEAFTAKYGIEIESETPDASSADEINAVKTRKGQDRAPDVLDLGQSFAISGAAEGLFAPYKVQTWDKISANQKEPSGLWFNDYGGYVSIGCDAKKITKCPETFADLLKPEYKGKVALNGNPTKSGSAFAGVYAAALANGGSFDDIQPGLDFFKKLKESGNFNPVETTPATIEKGETQISIDWDYNNAAYAPKMAAKGIDWKTVVPTDGKYFQLYAQAINKDAPHPAAARLWQEFLYSTEGQNLYLGGFARPVLLPAMQADGTVDKAAEANLPPVEGDPAFPTEAQVNKAKEVLATGWGAAVAG from the coding sequence GTGACCGCATCCCGAGTCCGCTTCACCGGCCTGGCCGCGCTCCTCCTCGCGGGGACCGCGGCGTGCGGGGCCGCCCCGACCACCGCCACCCCGTCCGGCGGCGCCGCGGGCGGCGGCTCCCCGGCCGGCACGGACGCCAGGACGGCCACCTCCGCAGCCGACTTCGGCGGACTGGACAAGCTCGTGGAGGCCGCGAAGAAGGAAGGCAAGCTCCACGTCATCGCCCTCCCGCCGGACTGGGCCAACTACGGAAAGATCATCGAGGCGTTCACCGCGAAGTACGGCATCGAGATCGAGAGCGAGACCCCCGACGCGTCCAGCGCCGACGAGATCAACGCGGTGAAGACCCGCAAGGGCCAGGACCGCGCACCCGACGTGCTCGACCTCGGCCAGTCCTTCGCGATCAGCGGCGCCGCCGAGGGCCTGTTCGCTCCCTACAAGGTCCAGACGTGGGACAAGATCTCCGCCAACCAGAAGGAGCCGAGCGGGCTCTGGTTCAACGACTACGGCGGCTACGTCTCCATCGGCTGCGACGCCAAGAAGATCACCAAGTGCCCGGAGACCTTCGCCGACCTGCTCAAGCCCGAATACAAGGGCAAGGTCGCGCTGAACGGCAACCCCACCAAGTCGGGCTCGGCGTTCGCGGGCGTCTACGCGGCGGCCCTGGCGAACGGGGGTTCGTTCGACGACATCCAGCCCGGCCTCGACTTCTTCAAGAAGCTCAAGGAGAGCGGCAACTTCAACCCGGTGGAGACCACCCCGGCCACCATCGAGAAGGGCGAGACCCAGATCAGCATCGACTGGGACTACAACAACGCCGCCTACGCCCCCAAGATGGCGGCCAAGGGCATCGACTGGAAGACCGTCGTCCCCACCGACGGCAAGTACTTCCAGCTCTACGCGCAGGCGATCAACAAGGACGCCCCGCACCCGGCCGCCGCCCGCCTGTGGCAGGAGTTCCTCTACAGCACCGAGGGCCAGAACCTCTACCTGGGCGGTTTCGCCCGCCCCGTCCTGCTGCCCGCCATGCAGGCCGACGGCACGGTCGACAAGGCGGCCGAGGCCAACCTGCCTCCGGTCGAGGGTGACCCGGCCTTCCCGACCGAGGCCCAGGTCAACAAGGCCAAGGAGGTCCTGGCCACCGGCTGGGGCGCCGCGGTCGCCGGCTGA
- a CDS encoding GntR family transcriptional regulator — protein sequence MASRYVRIAAELRDAIMRGEYAVGAQLPSEAELAARFAASRGTVRQAVAVLASEGLVGSRQGARRIVLGRERSQSFAELHSFAQWARAMGYRVSGRVLEQRRRGASPIEAARLALQPGEPVLAVLRLRSLEGEPVMLERTVYAGWIAPAVERVDPDCESVTQALYENAGLVFAYGEHLIDAVAAGVEDSRLLGVRRGSPLLRQRRVTTTHEGRPVEWSDDRYRAGSVTFSIRNSVDANPLVRQMGDLHSTP from the coding sequence GTGGCGTCCCGCTATGTGCGCATCGCGGCGGAGCTGCGCGACGCGATCATGCGCGGGGAGTACGCCGTCGGCGCGCAGCTGCCCTCCGAGGCCGAGCTCGCCGCCCGTTTCGCGGCGTCCCGGGGCACGGTCCGCCAGGCGGTCGCGGTGCTCGCCAGCGAGGGGCTGGTCGGGTCCCGGCAGGGGGCCAGGCGCATCGTGCTCGGCCGCGAGCGCAGCCAGAGCTTCGCCGAGCTGCACAGCTTCGCGCAGTGGGCACGGGCGATGGGATACCGGGTCAGCGGGCGGGTGCTGGAACAGCGCCGCAGGGGTGCGAGCCCCATTGAGGCGGCCCGGCTGGCGCTCCAGCCGGGCGAGCCGGTCCTGGCGGTGCTCCGGCTGCGTTCTCTCGAAGGCGAGCCGGTCATGCTGGAGCGGACGGTCTACGCCGGCTGGATCGCCCCGGCCGTCGAGCGGGTCGATCCCGACTGCGAGTCGGTCACCCAGGCGCTCTACGAGAACGCCGGGCTGGTCTTCGCCTACGGTGAGCACCTCATCGACGCGGTGGCGGCCGGCGTCGAGGACTCCCGGCTGCTCGGAGTGCGGCGGGGCAGCCCGCTGCTGCGCCAGCGCCGGGTCACCACCACCCACGAGGGCCGCCCCGTCGAGTGGTCCGACGACCGCTACCGCGCGGGCAGCGTGACGTTCAGCATCCGCAACTCGGTGGACGCCAATCCACTGGTGCGGCAGATGGGGGACTTGCACTCGACGCCATAA
- a CDS encoding DUF6504 family protein translates to MSRLYGDPIEVWSREGQPVQFVWRDRLHTVHRILDHWVVAREWWKTSDSDPGERRFWRLEADPGGRVGVYELRFDTAGEGWLLIRAWD, encoded by the coding sequence TTGAGCAGACTTTACGGCGACCCGATCGAGGTGTGGAGCCGCGAGGGGCAGCCCGTCCAGTTCGTCTGGCGTGACCGGCTCCACACGGTCCACCGGATCCTCGACCACTGGGTGGTCGCGCGTGAGTGGTGGAAGACCTCCGACAGCGATCCCGGCGAGCGCAGGTTCTGGCGGCTCGAAGCCGACCCGGGCGGCCGGGTCGGCGTCTACGAGCTCCGCTTCGACACCGCCGGAGAGGGCTGGCTGCTCATCAGGGCATGGGATTGA
- a CDS encoding DUF4328 domain-containing protein — protein sequence MRSIPSPQKKAASAVYLALTALVLALTALVVFERARGRRLVLEVSEMGGDPHAPGAQAVVGAVTVFAVLIILVAVTAVAAAVAYLNWLLRARRGAGLARTPALASWFAPAANLVLPAVLVDRLWLTARPPADRRPRWLALLTVWWLSWLTALVLVLVRLWPGAPHGGADLTGIGPAELSAVAVAALLCAATVREVTAVQAAGSRPRGGRAAAHVEPSPSPEPAPRSHPGARPSARLNARLSARLSAGRDARRGALRLLTARPFLRRTSGTTPPGAAEQTEQVSSTGR from the coding sequence ATGCGCTCTATCCCATCTCCACAGAAGAAGGCAGCTTCGGCCGTTTACCTGGCTCTCACCGCGCTGGTGCTCGCGCTCACCGCGCTGGTGGTGTTCGAGCGGGCACGCGGGCGGCGCCTGGTTCTGGAGGTGTCCGAGATGGGCGGCGACCCCCATGCCCCCGGCGCCCAGGCCGTCGTCGGCGCCGTCACCGTCTTCGCCGTCCTGATCATCCTCGTCGCGGTGACCGCGGTGGCCGCCGCCGTCGCGTACCTGAACTGGTTGCTGCGCGCCCGGCGCGGCGCGGGCCTGGCCCGGACGCCCGCGCTCGCGAGCTGGTTCGCGCCGGCGGCCAACCTGGTCCTGCCGGCTGTGCTGGTCGACCGGCTCTGGCTGACCGCCCGCCCGCCGGCGGATCGCCGTCCGCGCTGGCTGGCGCTGCTGACCGTCTGGTGGCTGAGCTGGCTGACCGCGCTGGTGCTGGTGCTGGTGCGGTTGTGGCCCGGTGCCCCGCACGGCGGCGCCGACCTGACCGGCATCGGCCCGGCCGAACTGTCCGCCGTCGCGGTCGCCGCCCTGCTGTGCGCGGCGACCGTGCGGGAGGTCACCGCGGTCCAGGCCGCGGGCTCCCGGCCCCGCGGCGGGAGAGCGGCGGCACACGTCGAGCCTTCGCCCTCGCCGGAACCGGCCCCGCGGTCCCACCCCGGCGCCCGCCCCAGTGCCCGTCTCAATGCTCGCCTCAGTGCTCGTCTCAGCGCCGGCCGCGACGCCCGCCGTGGAGCCCTGCGCCTGCTGACGGCCCGGCCCTTCCTGCGGCGGACCTCCGGCACCACCCCGCCGGGCGCCGCCGAGCAGACCGAGCAGGTCTCCTCGACCGGCCGGTGA
- a CDS encoding response regulator codes for MTIRVLIADDQELVRTGFQMILDAQQDIEVVATAANGAEAVEQARRLRPDVCLLDIRMPKLDGLEATRLLAGPGVADPMRVVIVTTFDLDEYVYGALRAGATGFLLKDSGPTLLIEAIRAAAAGDALVSPSVTVRLLEHLAHPRAGATRQPSEPLTERELDVVRLVARGRTNQEVAAELFVSLSTVKTHLGSIQTKLGARNRVEIAAWAWESGIVG; via the coding sequence GTGACAATTCGGGTGCTGATCGCTGACGACCAGGAACTGGTACGGACCGGCTTCCAGATGATTCTGGACGCCCAGCAGGACATCGAGGTCGTGGCGACCGCCGCCAACGGGGCCGAGGCCGTCGAGCAGGCGCGCAGGCTCCGGCCGGACGTGTGCCTGCTCGACATCCGGATGCCCAAGCTGGACGGCCTGGAGGCCACCAGGCTGCTGGCCGGGCCCGGGGTGGCCGACCCGATGAGGGTGGTCATCGTCACCACCTTCGATCTGGACGAGTACGTCTACGGAGCGCTGCGCGCGGGAGCCACCGGCTTCCTGCTCAAGGACAGCGGCCCGACCCTGCTCATCGAGGCGATCCGGGCGGCGGCGGCCGGTGACGCGCTGGTGTCGCCCTCGGTCACCGTGCGGCTGCTCGAACACCTGGCCCACCCCCGGGCCGGCGCCACCCGGCAGCCGAGCGAGCCGCTCACCGAACGGGAGCTGGACGTCGTGCGCCTGGTCGCCCGGGGCCGGACCAACCAGGAGGTGGCCGCGGAACTGTTCGTTTCGTTGTCCACGGTCAAGACACACCTGGGGAGCATCCAGACGAAGCTGGGCGCCAGGAACCGGGTGGAGATCGCGGCCTGGGCCTGGGAGTCGGGCATCGTGGGCTGA
- a CDS encoding ABC transporter ATP-binding protein: MSVVLEGFGLVKRFGSTTALDGVGLAIHGGEAVAIMGPSGSGKSTLLHCLAGIMKPDAGEVHLLGRRIDTMGERERSALRRTRFGFVFQFGQLLPELPAEENVALPLMLGGVSRADAVRQAREWFVPLGLAGMEQRRPGELSGGQAQRVAIARALVTRPAVVFADEPTGALDQATGHDTMRLLADATRRNEASLVVVTHDPQVARWCDRTVEVRDGRLLPGTGVVPGAVSGAAG, encoded by the coding sequence ATGAGTGTTGTTCTCGAAGGCTTCGGCCTGGTCAAGCGGTTCGGCTCGACCACGGCCCTCGACGGCGTCGGGCTGGCGATCCACGGCGGCGAGGCTGTGGCGATCATGGGTCCGAGCGGGTCGGGCAAGTCCACGCTGCTGCATTGCCTGGCCGGGATCATGAAGCCGGACGCCGGGGAGGTGCATCTGCTCGGCCGTCGCATCGACACGATGGGCGAGCGGGAACGCAGTGCGCTGCGGCGCACGCGTTTCGGGTTCGTGTTCCAGTTCGGCCAGCTCCTGCCCGAGCTTCCCGCGGAGGAGAACGTCGCCCTGCCGCTCATGCTCGGCGGCGTCTCGCGGGCCGACGCCGTGCGGCAGGCCCGTGAGTGGTTCGTGCCGCTCGGCCTGGCCGGCATGGAGCAGCGCCGCCCCGGGGAGCTCTCCGGTGGCCAGGCGCAGCGGGTGGCGATCGCCCGCGCGCTGGTCACCCGGCCCGCGGTCGTCTTCGCCGACGAGCCGACCGGGGCGCTCGACCAGGCCACCGGCCACGACACCATGCGCCTGCTGGCCGACGCCACCCGGCGCAACGAGGCCTCGCTGGTCGTCGTCACCCACGACCCCCAGGTGGCCCGCTGGTGCGACCGCACGGTCGAGGTCCGCGACGGACGTCTCCTGCCCGGCACCGGAGTGGTGCCCGGCGCGGTCTCCGGAGCGGCGGGATGA
- a CDS encoding FtsX-like permease family protein: MSGSIGLSWRLLRGGGRRGLLGAGLTMAAVAVSTALLLFAVVANLGFAGRAEREAWRNPVAATAGAVAIEAVHTDYVRDRRIIVVDLAALGPQAPPPPPGLARFPAPGEIWLSPALAGLAGELPADQLADRLRGRRGGTVGDEGLVHPGELLVVRGQTADAPVMRADAPVDPRTGVAPTRIADFRGEPTQNAEAYKALGLIASVLMVVPLLVFGGAAARLTVARRDQRLAALRLVGASPGQVVAMTVVEAVITAFGGALLGLTLYGLLTPLLARIEIAGGSWFLADLWPGVLPVLAVLLAVPLLVGASAVVGLRRVVVSPLGVAKRETPPAMRFVRVGALLAVLAVVPALNGRTEVGVIAVVIGLAFLCVNLVGPWVVGVIGRITARVARTPARLLAGRRLVDDPRAAWRTVSGVALTGFVAGFIGLVSPADLVVHDSRGELLVSAPAARSADLAAEARERLSAAKVPAEVTVGEGGRTGGRKPIIISVGRSGPAGGSTAGTSAPAAGTPAPAGTAGVDAALVDRARTALDGLVPGRVASSPADEDRFNYQIIDDIGVGTVVVLTVSFLVAIVSAGITAASSILDRRQTYALLRLAGTPLEVLNRARRAETLVPLTVMGGGAVAVGMFCALPFVSIGMNVTGAVTLLVCVVLGFAGVVGAGAATAPLLRSVTADPAPRPD, from the coding sequence ATGAGCGGGTCGATCGGCCTGAGCTGGCGGCTGCTGCGCGGCGGGGGCCGCCGCGGCCTGCTGGGAGCGGGCCTGACCATGGCCGCGGTGGCGGTCTCCACGGCGCTGCTGCTCTTCGCCGTCGTGGCCAATCTCGGTTTCGCGGGGCGGGCCGAGCGGGAGGCGTGGCGCAACCCGGTCGCCGCCACCGCCGGGGCCGTCGCGATCGAGGCCGTCCACACGGACTACGTGCGCGACCGGCGGATCATCGTCGTGGATCTCGCGGCACTCGGGCCGCAGGCGCCGCCACCGCCGCCCGGCCTGGCCCGTTTCCCGGCCCCGGGGGAGATCTGGCTCTCACCGGCGCTCGCCGGGCTCGCCGGGGAGCTGCCCGCCGACCAGCTCGCCGACCGTCTCCGGGGCAGGCGTGGCGGGACGGTCGGCGACGAGGGGCTCGTCCACCCGGGTGAACTGCTCGTGGTCCGCGGGCAGACCGCCGACGCGCCGGTGATGCGGGCCGACGCGCCGGTCGACCCGCGCACCGGCGTCGCCCCCACCCGGATCGCGGACTTCCGGGGGGAGCCGACGCAGAACGCGGAGGCGTACAAGGCGCTCGGCCTGATCGCGAGCGTGCTGATGGTCGTGCCGCTGCTGGTGTTCGGGGGCGCGGCGGCCCGGCTCACCGTCGCCCGCCGGGACCAGCGCCTGGCCGCGCTCCGGCTGGTCGGCGCGTCACCCGGCCAGGTGGTCGCGATGACCGTCGTCGAGGCCGTGATCACCGCGTTCGGCGGCGCGCTGCTGGGGCTGACCCTGTACGGGCTGCTCACCCCGCTGCTCGCCCGGATCGAGATCGCCGGGGGCTCCTGGTTCCTGGCCGACCTGTGGCCCGGTGTCCTGCCCGTGCTCGCGGTGCTGCTGGCCGTGCCGCTGCTCGTCGGGGCGTCGGCCGTGGTCGGGCTACGCCGGGTGGTGGTCAGCCCGCTCGGCGTCGCCAAGCGGGAGACCCCGCCGGCCATGCGGTTCGTCCGGGTGGGTGCGCTGCTCGCCGTCCTCGCGGTGGTCCCGGCGCTCAACGGCCGCACCGAGGTGGGGGTGATCGCCGTGGTCATCGGCCTCGCCTTCCTGTGCGTCAACCTGGTGGGCCCCTGGGTCGTCGGCGTGATCGGCCGGATCACCGCCCGCGTCGCCCGTACTCCGGCCCGGCTGCTGGCCGGGCGCCGCCTGGTCGACGACCCCCGGGCCGCCTGGCGGACCGTGAGCGGCGTGGCCCTGACCGGGTTCGTGGCGGGGTTCATCGGCCTGGTCAGCCCCGCCGACCTCGTGGTGCACGATTCCCGCGGCGAGCTGCTCGTGTCGGCGCCCGCCGCGCGGTCGGCGGACCTGGCCGCCGAGGCGCGGGAGCGGCTGTCGGCGGCGAAGGTCCCCGCCGAGGTCACGGTCGGGGAGGGCGGCCGGACCGGCGGACGCAAGCCGATCATCATCTCGGTGGGGCGATCCGGCCCCGCGGGCGGGTCCACGGCCGGCACCTCGGCTCCGGCGGCCGGCACTCCGGCTCCGGCGGGTACGGCCGGGGTGGACGCCGCCCTGGTCGACCGGGCGCGCACCGCGCTGGACGGGCTGGTGCCCGGCCGCGTCGCGTCGTCGCCCGCGGACGAGGACCGGTTCAACTACCAGATCATCGACGACATCGGCGTCGGAACCGTCGTCGTGCTCACCGTCTCCTTCCTCGTCGCGATCGTCAGCGCGGGGATCACCGCGGCCTCGTCGATCCTCGACCGCAGGCAGACGTACGCGCTGCTCCGGCTGGCCGGCACCCCCCTTGAGGTGCTGAACCGGGCACGCCGGGCGGAGACGCTCGTCCCGCTGACGGTCATGGGCGGCGGGGCCGTGGCGGTCGGCATGTTCTGCGCTCTGCCGTTCGTGTCCATCGGGATGAACGTGACGGGTGCGGTCACCCTGCTGGTCTGCGTCGTCCTGGGGTTCGCCGGGGTGGTCGGCGCGGGCGCGGCGACCGCTCCGCTGCTGCGGTCCGTCACCGCCGACCCGGCCCCCCGGCCGGACTGA